The genomic window AAGCCCGCGTCGGACGCGCAATGCGCCATTTTTACACGACGACGACTGGCGAATATTACCGGTTGTTAACAGATATGGCCTAACCTTGGGGACAAGATCCTGCTTATGCCAAGGGGCACCATGTCATTCGTCCTCGAAAAGGCGCCAAGCGCCCCGACTGCATCCGGCGATCGACGCTTCCAAAGCGTGACCGTCAACCTGCCCGGTCGCCTCATGTGCGCGGATTTTTCCGAGTTCGATTGCGTTGCGGCGGAAATGTCGCCAGGTGATGTGGTGTTTCAATGCACCGCGCGTCCGAAAACCAACGAGCGGATCGTGGCCTACCTCGATCACATCGGCCGTATCGAAGGCCGCGTCGTAGAGGCGGATGGGCGCGGATTTTCCATCACGCTCAACGCGACGCAGCGCAAGCGGGAGAAGCTGGCGGCGCAGCTGACATGGCTTGCCAACAAGCACGAGCTAGCCCTGCCGGAAGATCGTCGCCATGAGCGCTACACGCCGCGCAGCGCGCGTTCCGAAATCCTTCTGGAAGACGGCCGGCGCTATGCATGCCGCGTGATCGATTTGTCGCTTTCCGGCGCCGCAATCGAGATCGACGTGCGCCCTGCCCTCGGCACGCCGCTGACACTTGGTACGATGCGCGGCCGCGTGGTGCGCCACTTCCAGGAAGGCGTCGCCATGGAGTTCGTGCGCGTTCAACCGCCCGAAGCATTGCGAAATTATCTCGGATAATTTTCCAGCCGCTGGCTCAAAAGAAGCCGATTTTCGGCCAAAACAGTCGCTGTACCAAATCAAGACAAGGCCGCCTCGCTCGACGCCAGGCGGCCTTTTTCGTTCTGCAAACGCGAGAACTCCGGGATTTCGATGGTTAAGAAAGTTATTCGCCAATCGATAAAATGCGGTATAGTATAGTTTCGAATTTCTTGCCGCGTAACATCGCATTTGTACTTAACTCTACTATGCTATTTTGCGTGATCTAAAATTGTTCGTGGCAATGTCTTCCCAACACGGGGAAGCAACCAATGAACAAAATGCAAAAAGCAATCTTCGCGGCAATCGCTCTGACGGGCGCCATTCTGGGACAGAACAGTGCCGGCGCCGCCTCGCTCAACATGGTCACCACCGGCGCCACGAGCCAGCCGATCGGCCATCACGAATTCTGCCTGCGCCTGCCGCACGAATGCCAGGCGACTTCTGGCGTCACCGGCGCACCGGCGCAGCTGACCCGCCAGGCCTGGGCCGACATGCTGCATGTCAACGCGACAGTGAACCGGACAATCATTCCGCTGACGGACCAGGAGATCTACGGCGTCGAGGAGTACTGGGACTTCCCGACCAGCGTTGGCGACTGCGAGGACTACGCCCTGCTCAAGCGCCGCATGCTGATCGAGCGCGGCTTTTCCGCCGAACACCTGCTAATCACCGTCGTCCTGCAGCCGGACGGTTCAGGTCATGCCGTGCTGACGGTCACCACCGACCATGGCGACTTCATTCTCGACAATATGCGTGAGCGCGTCATGCTCTGGTCCGACACGGAATACACCTATCTCAAGCGCCAGGCGGGCAACCATGCCGGCCGCTGGAACAAGATCGACGACAACCGCAATCCGATGGCTGTCGGCGCCGTGCGCTAATTTAAATCCCTAAGATCCGTCCCGCTTCCCCGTGGACGGGTCTCTCTGGCCGGCGCTCCAACAAGGAGTGCCGGCTTTTTTCTTTTCAGTCGATGCGCACGAGACCGGCAGCAAAGCGCTTGGCATTGTCGATATAGTGGGCAGCCGAAAGCCGAAGCATCGTGGTCGCGGTGTCATCCAGTTCGCGCACGACCTTCCCCGGCGAGCCTAGCACCATGGAATTGTCCGGGATGATCTTGCGTTCCGTCACGAGTGCCCCGGCGCCGATGAGGCAGTTCTTGCCGATTACCGCGCCGTTCAGGACCGTGGCGCCCATGCCGATCAGGCTGTTGTCGCCGATGGTGCAGCCATGCAGCATCGCCTTATGGCCGATGGTGCAACCTTCCCCGATGCTCAGGGGAAAGCCCATGTCGGTGTGGAGGACGCAATTTTCCTGAATGTTGGAGCCCCGGCCGACGCGAATGAACTCGTTGTCGCCGCGCAGAACAGCGTTGAACCATATGCCGACATCCTCACAGATCTCCACGGCGCCGATGACTTCCGCTGAAGCCGCGATCCAATGAAAGCCACCGGGCAGTTCTGGTTCTCTGTCGTCCAGTCGATAAAGCGCCAATCCATCATCCTCCCAAATCAGCTCTTCACGTTAAGAACGGGTTAACCCTGTTGGCGCAAGCCTTGAAGCAGCTTCGCATCTCTCTTCGTCGATTCGTTGCGGCGATCAGATGCGCCAGAGAGGCATCATGGCATACGATCAGACCAGACATGAAGGCGAACGCTTCGAGCCGATCATCACCTCGCGCCTCGTGACACGGTTGATGCTCGGCGTCGCCGCTTTTGCGGCGCTGTCGGCCGCGGCGGCTATCGGCGGGCGGTGGGTGGGCGAACGCATCGCCATGGCCGGCCACTCCACATCGACCGAGCTGTTTCGCTCAACGATCGGCGAAGACGTCTTCGATCTGCCGGCCAACGTCATCCGTTTCGAAAACCAGCGCCACGCAGGACCCAAAGCGAGCCTTGATCTCTACTTCCGCTGGCCGGACATGCAGGGCTATTCAGCAGATACGCGCGATGACTTTAACGCCGTTGACGGAACCAGCGCGGTCATCTTCGTGTCGCTCACACCGCAGATCATGTCCAAGGACATGTCCGGCCGCTATGCGCCGATCTACAGCCACCTCGTCGAAGGAGCAGCGGAACCCGGCCCGTCGGGACTTTCCGTCCACAAGCTGACGCATGTGACGGGCTATGCCGGGGAGCTCTTGTACGTGGAGAGTGGGGCGACTGGGGACCCCTATGTCGTTCGGTGCCTGGACGACACCGATGCGTCCAGCTTCGGTCTTACCACGACGGCTTGCCAGCGCGATATCCTGATCGGCGGCGACACGTCGGTGCTCTACCGATTCCCAGCGACACTCCTGCCGGAATGGCATTCGGTGGAGGTGGCAGTGCGCCAATATCTGGATGTCGCACTGCAGGATTGAGATCGCATCAGCCGCGCGTTCGGTCCTCAGACCGGCCGGCACGGCTCACTTCTTGATCACAGATCGACGTCGAGGATCGCCATCGAGAAATTGAAGGAAAGATCGCCGTCTTCGTCGTCGCGGAAAACGACGCCCAGGAACTCGTCACCGATATAGACCTCGGCGGAGTCGTCTTTTCGTGGACGCGCCTTGACCTGCATGCGGTCGTTGAAGGTGCGCTTGAAATAGGCCTCTAGCTTGCGGATTTCGTCGGGCTTCAATGGAGGCTCCGTGGCTTGCGGTCGGTGCAATATCGTCGCCCGCAAATAAGCGCGGCGCAATACGGACCGGAGTTTACAGATGATGGAACCGGCTGCAAATCACGTCATTGCAGTGCCGGTCGTGAACCGGAGCGCTTGTCGCATGCTGCAAGCCGGGCTGTAAACCCGGATGGCCGAAAAGCATTCTTAGATGGAGCCGAGCAGCTGGTCCATCGCGCGCGACGGCTCGTCGCATCCAGCACTTCCAATGACGCGGGCCGGAACGCCGGCGACGGTCGAGTTTGCCGGAACCGGCTTCAACACCACCGAGCCGGCGGCGATGCGCGAGCAATGGCCGATGACGATGTTGCCGAGGATTTTCGCGCCGGCGCCGATGAGCACGCCGTTTTCGATCTTCGGGTGGCGATCGCCGCCCTGCTTACCGGTACCGCCAAGCGTCACGCCCTGCAGGATAGAGACGTTGTCGCCGACGCGAGCCGTAGCGCCAACGACGAGACCGGTCGCATGATCCAAGAAGATGCCCTTGCCGAACGGAGCAGCCGGATTGATGTCAGTCTGGAAGACAGCGGACGAGCGGCTTTGCAGATAAAGCGCAAAATCACGGCGTCCTTTGGTCCAGA from Georhizobium profundi includes these protein-coding regions:
- a CDS encoding gamma carbonic anhydrase family protein, giving the protein MALYRLDDREPELPGGFHWIAASAEVIGAVEICEDVGIWFNAVLRGDNEFIRVGRGSNIQENCVLHTDMGFPLSIGEGCTIGHKAMLHGCTIGDNSLIGMGATVLNGAVIGKNCLIGAGALVTERKIIPDNSMVLGSPGKVVRELDDTATTMLRLSAAHYIDNAKRFAAGLVRID
- a CDS encoding DUF3126 family protein, yielding MKPDEIRKLEAYFKRTFNDRMQVKARPRKDDSAEVYIGDEFLGVVFRDDEDGDLSFNFSMAILDVDL
- a CDS encoding PilZ domain-containing protein, whose translation is MSFVLEKAPSAPTASGDRRFQSVTVNLPGRLMCADFSEFDCVAAEMSPGDVVFQCTARPKTNERIVAYLDHIGRIEGRVVEADGRGFSITLNATQRKREKLAAQLTWLANKHELALPEDRRHERYTPRSARSEILLEDGRRYACRVIDLSLSGAAIEIDVRPALGTPLTLGTMRGRVVRHFQEGVAMEFVRVQPPEALRNYLG
- the cysE gene encoding serine O-acetyltransferase yields the protein MAARSDAKLTDNLKVMDPIWNAIRQEAEEASVNEPVLSGFLYSTILNARSLEEAVIHRISERLDHADVPASVIRQAFLEMRDDWREWESWLRVDIQAVYDRDPACDRFIEPVLYFKGFHAIQTHRLAHWLWTKGRRDFALYLQSRSSAVFQTDINPAAPFGKGIFLDHATGLVVGATARVGDNVSILQGVTLGGTGKQGGDRHPKIENGVLIGAGAKILGNIVIGHCSRIAAGSVVLKPVPANSTVAGVPARVIGSAGCDEPSRAMDQLLGSI
- a CDS encoding transglutaminase-like cysteine peptidase is translated as MNKMQKAIFAAIALTGAILGQNSAGAASLNMVTTGATSQPIGHHEFCLRLPHECQATSGVTGAPAQLTRQAWADMLHVNATVNRTIIPLTDQEIYGVEEYWDFPTSVGDCEDYALLKRRMLIERGFSAEHLLITVVLQPDGSGHAVLTVTTDHGDFILDNMRERVMLWSDTEYTYLKRQAGNHAGRWNKIDDNRNPMAVGAVR